The Amycolatopsis mongoliensis genome includes a window with the following:
- a CDS encoding ABA4-like family protein — protein MTQALFTWAFPLATPFWAVLILAPKWRWTPRIMASPWVPLLPLACYFALVLPHFGEWGRAMLRPDLGVLQTLLATPWGAGLVWAHLIAFDLFIARWMYFEAREHGLSPWIVSPILVLTIFLSPFGLVVFLVVRSVRIRSLA, from the coding sequence ATGACCCAGGCGCTGTTCACCTGGGCGTTCCCGCTGGCGACGCCGTTCTGGGCCGTGCTGATCCTGGCGCCAAAGTGGCGCTGGACACCGCGGATCATGGCGTCGCCGTGGGTGCCGCTGCTGCCGCTCGCCTGCTACTTCGCGCTCGTGCTGCCGCACTTCGGCGAGTGGGGACGGGCGATGCTCCGGCCCGACCTCGGCGTGCTGCAGACGCTGCTCGCCACGCCGTGGGGCGCGGGGCTCGTCTGGGCGCACCTCATCGCGTTCGACCTGTTCATCGCGCGGTGGATGTACTTCGAAGCGCGCGAACACGGGCTCTCGCCGTGGATCGTGAGCCCGATCCTGGTGCTGACGATCTTCCTCTCCCCGTTCGGGCTGGTGGTGTTCCTCGTGGTGAGGAGCGTCCGGATACGCTCCCTCGCATGA
- a CDS encoding glycosyltransferase, translated as MRLLFTSLGSFGHTFPLVPLAVAARDAGHDVVFATSEDFLPQLTKAGLETAAAGLAIKDAFGRAFAEAGAAGPRRPPGEIPPEVLAPVVARVFGELMPQRFVADLLPLFSRFRPDLVVSESGNSGGAFAAMKAGIPVVAHGFGRVSSDDPMVTRIRDAIRAHGAELGIDVGEDLAFAGPFVDICPESVQDPGFLARTTRVPLRPVGWSEPGELPAGVLERSRPLVYLTLGTAMGHAGVLGAAIAGLSGLDVDVLVATGPTVDPAALGEVPANVRLEAWVPQSELLPHVDLVVHHGGSGTTLGAFGAGLPQLLLPQGADQFSNADAVLTAGVGSRLLAAEVTADAVASAARDLLTDTAVADATRRLAAEVAAMPTPPEVAARLPTFA; from the coding sequence GTGCGCTTGCTCTTCACCTCACTGGGGTCCTTCGGTCACACGTTCCCGCTCGTCCCGCTGGCGGTCGCCGCGCGCGACGCGGGCCACGACGTCGTCTTCGCCACGTCCGAAGACTTCCTGCCACAGCTGACGAAAGCCGGTCTCGAGACGGCGGCCGCCGGGCTCGCCATCAAGGACGCGTTCGGCCGGGCGTTCGCCGAAGCCGGCGCGGCCGGTCCGCGGCGCCCGCCCGGCGAGATCCCGCCGGAGGTCCTCGCCCCGGTCGTCGCGAGGGTGTTCGGCGAGCTGATGCCGCAGCGGTTCGTCGCCGACCTGCTGCCGCTGTTCTCGCGTTTCCGGCCCGACCTCGTCGTGAGCGAATCCGGCAACTCGGGTGGCGCGTTCGCCGCGATGAAGGCCGGGATCCCGGTGGTGGCGCACGGTTTCGGCCGGGTGTCGAGCGACGACCCGATGGTGACGCGGATCCGCGACGCGATCCGTGCGCACGGCGCGGAACTGGGCATCGACGTCGGGGAGGACCTGGCGTTCGCGGGGCCGTTCGTCGACATCTGCCCGGAGTCGGTGCAGGATCCGGGGTTCCTGGCGCGCACGACGCGCGTGCCGCTGCGGCCGGTCGGCTGGAGCGAGCCGGGCGAGCTGCCCGCCGGGGTGCTGGAGCGCTCGCGGCCGCTGGTCTACCTGACGCTCGGCACGGCGATGGGCCACGCGGGCGTCCTGGGCGCGGCGATCGCCGGACTGTCCGGGTTGGACGTCGACGTCCTGGTCGCCACCGGCCCGACGGTCGACCCGGCGGCGCTCGGCGAGGTCCCGGCCAACGTGCGGCTCGAGGCGTGGGTCCCGCAGTCGGAGCTGCTGCCGCACGTGGACCTGGTGGTCCACCACGGCGGCAGCGGCACGACGCTCGGCGCGTTCGGCGCGGGCCTCCCGCAGCTGCTCCTGCCGCAGGGTGCGGACCAGTTCAGCAACGCGGACGCGGTCCTGACGGCCGGCGTCGGCTCGCGGTTGCTCGCCGCCGAGGTCACCGCCGACGCCGTCGCATCCGCAGCGCGCGACCTGCTCACGGACACCGCGGTCGCCGACGCGACGCGCCGGCTCGCGGCGGAGGTGGCGGCAATGCCGACCCCACCCGAGGTGGCCGCCCGCCTCCCCACCTTCGCCTGA
- a CDS encoding purine-nucleoside phosphorylase, which produces MSEHEAASAIAKRTGVDAHDIAVVLGSGWRPAADVIGECETEIPFAELPGFTTPGAVGHGGTIRSLKVGDKNVLVMLGRTHFYEGKGIDPVVHNVRTAAAAGVRTVLLTNAAGGLREGFQVGQPVLISDHLNLTARSPIVGANFVDLTDLYSARLRGIAREIDPSLEEGVYAGLTGPHFETPAEIHMLRTLGADLVGMSTVLEAIAARAAGVEVFGLSLVTNLAAGMTGEPLNHEEVLEAGRAAATRMGSLLRELVSRA; this is translated from the coding sequence ATGAGTGAACACGAGGCCGCGAGCGCCATCGCCAAGCGCACCGGCGTGGACGCGCACGACATCGCGGTGGTCCTGGGGTCGGGCTGGCGCCCGGCGGCGGACGTCATCGGGGAGTGCGAGACGGAGATCCCGTTCGCCGAACTGCCCGGCTTCACCACGCCCGGCGCGGTGGGCCACGGCGGCACCATCCGCTCGCTGAAGGTCGGCGACAAGAACGTCCTGGTGATGCTGGGGCGGACGCACTTCTACGAGGGCAAGGGCATCGACCCGGTGGTGCACAACGTGCGCACCGCGGCGGCGGCCGGCGTCCGGACGGTGCTGCTGACGAACGCGGCGGGCGGGCTGCGCGAGGGGTTCCAGGTGGGTCAGCCGGTGCTGATCTCCGACCACCTGAACCTGACCGCGCGCTCGCCGATCGTCGGCGCGAACTTCGTCGACCTGACCGACCTGTACTCGGCGCGGCTGCGCGGGATCGCCCGCGAGATCGACCCGTCGCTCGAGGAAGGCGTCTACGCGGGCCTGACCGGGCCGCACTTCGAGACGCCGGCGGAGATCCACATGCTGCGCACGCTGGGCGCGGACCTGGTCGGCATGTCGACGGTCCTGGAGGCCATCGCGGCGCGCGCGGCCGGGGTCGAGGTGTTCGGCCTGTCGCTGGTGACGAACCTGGCCGCCGGGATGACGGGCGAGCCGCTGAACCACGAAGAAGTCCTGGAAGCGGGCCGCGCGGCCGCGACCCGGATGGGCTCCCTGCTGCGTGAGCTCGTCTCCCGCGCCTGA